One part of the Truepera radiovictrix DSM 17093 genome encodes these proteins:
- a CDS encoding DMT family transporter, which produces MSRSPTLAPPLTAPTPWRIGLTLAVGILAGSTAAILIRLALAASSAPAPGVSLLIAAGRLALSGLLLSPLLLPLRKTPPQGGALRYAALAGAMLALHFAGFITALSQTTIAAGVTLSSSSPVWIALLSWLWLRERLGPLRFAALLVSLGGALVIGLSQGDGGAGANPLLGNALALASAAAVSVYFLLGRQAQRRGLSAGQFAALSCVTGALVLAPFPPLAGVGYLGHGGDVYLYILLIALVPQLVGHTIYTWTMRWVSPTVVSLIMLLIPVLSSLLGYAAFGEVPGAGTALGALVLLGGLALATLSLARDRP; this is translated from the coding sequence GTGTCTCGCTCCCCCACCCTCGCGCCCCCCTTAACCGCGCCCACGCCGTGGCGCATCGGCCTCACCCTCGCGGTCGGCATCCTGGCGGGGTCGACCGCAGCCATCCTCATCCGTTTGGCCCTCGCGGCGAGCAGCGCCCCCGCTCCGGGCGTGAGCCTGCTGATCGCCGCCGGCCGCCTCGCGCTCTCGGGCCTTTTGCTCTCCCCGCTGCTCCTGCCGCTCCGCAAGACCCCGCCCCAAGGGGGGGCGCTGCGCTACGCGGCCCTCGCCGGCGCCATGCTCGCGCTGCACTTCGCGGGCTTTATCACCGCGCTCTCGCAGACCACCATCGCGGCGGGGGTGACGCTTTCGAGCAGCAGCCCGGTGTGGATCGCGCTCCTGTCCTGGCTCTGGCTGCGCGAGCGCCTAGGCCCGCTGCGCTTTGCCGCCCTGCTCGTGTCGCTAGGGGGCGCGCTGGTCATCGGTCTAAGCCAGGGAGACGGCGGCGCGGGGGCGAACCCGCTACTGGGCAACGCGCTCGCTTTAGCCTCGGCGGCGGCCGTCTCGGTCTACTTTCTGCTCGGCCGGCAGGCGCAGCGGCGCGGCCTCTCGGCGGGGCAGTTCGCCGCCCTGAGCTGCGTCACGGGGGCGCTCGTGCTCGCGCCCTTTCCGCCCCTCGCGGGGGTCGGCTACCTCGGCCATGGCGGCGACGTCTACCTCTACATCCTGCTCATCGCGCTCGTCCCGCAGCTCGTCGGCCACACCATCTACACCTGGACGATGCGCTGGGTGTCCCCGACCGTGGTGTCGCTCATCATGCTGCTCATCCCCGTGCTCTCGAGCCTCCTCGGGTACGCCGCCTTCGGCGAGGTGCCGGGCGCGGGGACGGCGCTAGGGGCGCTCGTCCTGCTCGGCGGGCTCGCCCTGGCGACGCTCTCGCTCGCGCGGGACCGTCCCTGA
- the uxaC gene encoding glucuronate isomerase, whose amino-acid sequence MTTNPSTWAHDPDRLFAAEPRQRELARHLYEGVAELPLVCPHGHVPPRLLADPDATLGTPAELFVIPDHYVTRMLYSQGVSLASLGVPTRDGSSVETDHREIWRRFAAHFYLFRGTPTGLWLKDELVRVFGVTKPLNADTADAIYDELTEKLAEPEYRPRALFKRFHIEVLCTTDAATDTLAEHRSLQREGWTNVRPTFRPDAVVNLDAEGWRENLDRLGEVSGLEVTDYRRFVAALEARRTFFKALGATATDHAAETPHTERLSDREADAIFQRALAGESSAEDAARFTAHMLLEMARMSAEDGLVMQLHVGSLRNHNRAVFARFGPDRGADIPLQTEWTRSLRALLNAHGSDPAFRLVVFTLDESTYSRELAPLAGHYPALRLGPPWWFFDSVKGIERFLDAVVETAGVYNLAGFNDDTRAFASIPARHDVWRRTVCNWLAGETLRGVLDESEAAELAHELTYGLARRTYRLA is encoded by the coding sequence ATGACGACCAACCCGTCCACCTGGGCCCACGACCCCGACCGCCTCTTTGCCGCCGAACCCCGGCAGCGGGAGCTCGCCCGGCACCTCTACGAGGGCGTCGCCGAGCTCCCGCTCGTGTGCCCCCACGGCCACGTCCCCCCGCGCCTGCTGGCCGACCCCGACGCGACGCTGGGCACCCCCGCCGAGCTCTTCGTCATCCCCGACCACTACGTCACCCGCATGCTTTACAGCCAAGGGGTGAGCTTGGCGTCGCTCGGCGTGCCGACCCGTGATGGCAGCTCGGTCGAGACCGACCACCGCGAGATCTGGCGGCGCTTCGCCGCGCACTTTTACCTCTTTCGCGGCACCCCGACCGGGCTCTGGCTCAAAGACGAGCTCGTGCGCGTTTTCGGCGTCACGAAGCCCCTCAATGCCGACACCGCCGACGCCATCTACGACGAGCTTACGGAGAAGCTTGCAGAGCCCGAGTACCGCCCACGCGCCCTTTTTAAACGCTTTCACATCGAGGTGCTCTGCACCACCGACGCGGCCACGGACACCCTCGCCGAGCACCGCTCGCTGCAAAGGGAGGGGTGGACGAACGTCCGCCCGACCTTCCGGCCGGACGCCGTGGTGAACCTAGACGCCGAAGGGTGGCGGGAGAACCTGGACAGACTGGGCGAGGTCTCCGGCCTCGAGGTCACCGACTACCGGCGCTTCGTGGCGGCGCTCGAGGCCCGCCGCACCTTCTTCAAGGCGCTGGGCGCCACCGCCACGGACCACGCCGCCGAAACGCCGCACACCGAGCGTTTAAGCGACCGCGAGGCCGACGCGATCTTCCAGCGCGCCCTCGCCGGGGAGAGCAGCGCCGAGGACGCCGCGCGCTTCACCGCCCACATGCTCCTGGAGATGGCGCGCATGAGCGCCGAGGACGGCCTCGTGATGCAGCTCCACGTGGGCAGCCTGCGCAACCACAACCGGGCCGTGTTTGCACGCTTCGGCCCCGACAGGGGCGCCGACATCCCGCTGCAGACCGAGTGGACGCGCTCCCTACGCGCCCTACTCAACGCTCACGGGAGCGACCCCGCGTTCCGCCTCGTGGTCTTTACCCTCGACGAGAGCACCTACAGCCGCGAACTGGCGCCCTTGGCCGGGCACTACCCCGCCCTGCGCCTGGGGCCGCCCTGGTGGTTTTTCGACTCGGTCAAGGGGATCGAGCGCTTTTTGGACGCCGTGGTGGAAACCGCCGGGGTGTACAACCTAGCGGGCTTTAACGACGACACCCGCGCGTTCGCCTCCATCCCCGCCCGCCACGACGTGTGGCGCCGCACGGTCTGCAACTGGCTCGCCGGGGAGACGCTGAGGGGCGTTTTGGATGAAAGCGAGGCGGCGGAGCTGGCGCATGAGCTCACCTACGGGCTGGCGCGGCGGACCTACCGGCTCGCGTAG
- a CDS encoding gluconokinase, producing MTPDPAHPIVILMGVSGAGKTTVGRALAERTGWAFIDADDVHPPENVAKMARGEPLTDADREPWLRALAALIDAHRARGGALVLACSALRARYRDLLRRPEVRFVFLEGDRETIRERLEARTGHYMKAGLLKSQFEALERPRHALVLDVRRSVPELVEAVVRYLENQPEDR from the coding sequence GTGACCCCCGACCCCGCTCACCCTATCGTCATCCTCATGGGCGTCTCCGGCGCGGGCAAGACCACCGTGGGGCGCGCGCTCGCCGAGCGCACGGGGTGGGCCTTCATCGACGCCGACGACGTCCACCCGCCGGAGAACGTCGCCAAGATGGCGCGCGGGGAGCCCCTCACCGACGCCGACCGCGAACCCTGGCTGCGCGCGCTCGCCGCGCTGATCGACGCGCACCGTGCGCGGGGGGGGGCGCTCGTGCTCGCTTGCTCGGCGCTAAGGGCGCGCTACCGCGACCTCCTGCGCCGCCCCGAGGTGCGCTTCGTCTTTTTGGAGGGCGACCGCGAAACGATCCGCGAGAGGCTTGAAGCGCGCACTGGGCACTACATGAAAGCGGGGCTTCTAAAGAGCCAGTTCGAGGCGCTGGAGAGGCCCCGCCACGCCCTCGTGCTGGACGTCCGGCGCAGCGTGCCCGAGCTCGTCGAGGCCGTCGTGCGCTACCTCGAGAACCAACCGGAGGACCGATGA
- a CDS encoding phosphoribosyltransferase gives MGAAGTEKPQLELPMLLARLARLELPPTDVVVGVATGGLVPAALLAYRLGCPLLTLHLNFRAPDNTPQHPAPVLKAPFDGGAVAGKRVLLVDDVSVTGQTLLAARALLPACELTTLVFKGRADLVVLPELKGCVRWPWQASA, from the coding sequence TCGAGCTCCCTATGCTGCTCGCGCGCCTCGCGCGGCTCGAGCTCCCCCCCACCGACGTCGTCGTCGGCGTCGCCACCGGTGGGCTCGTCCCGGCGGCTCTGCTGGCCTACCGCCTCGGCTGTCCGCTCCTCACGCTCCACCTCAACTTCCGCGCGCCCGACAACACCCCGCAGCACCCCGCGCCCGTCTTGAAAGCGCCCTTCGACGGGGGCGCTGTCGCGGGCAAGCGCGTGCTGCTCGTCGACGACGTGAGCGTGACCGGTCAGACGCTTTTAGCGGCCAGGGCGCTATTGCCCGCTTGCGAGCTCACCACCTTGGTCTTTAAGGGGCGCGCCGACCTGGTGGTATTGCCCGAGCTCAAAGGCTGCGTCCGCTGGCCCTGGCAGGCGAGCGCGTGA